One window from the genome of Asterias rubens chromosome 11, eAstRub1.3, whole genome shotgun sequence encodes:
- the LOC117296976 gene encoding uncharacterized protein LOC117296976 codes for MGSSYRFLSIALGLLFCASGVVKVVPLEPAYSMQKSEFNRFVQVFPFQSFTGYKPTADLFRTVVGVLELSFGLLLACGTYEWHCYSSYALLGIMVGAVYTLLALSDPVQNVLIPAVFGGLLFYLITRQGRYNS; via the exons ATGGGGTCCAGTTATCGCTTTTTGTCCATTGCTTTGGGGTTGCTATTCTGTGCATCTGGTGTCGTGAAGGTTGTACCTCTTGAGCCAGCCTACAGCATGCAG AAATCTGAATTCAACCGGTTCGTTCAAGTGTTCCCATTTCAATCTTTCACCGGGTACAAGCCGACAGCTGACCTATTCCGTACCGTCGTCGGTGTCCTGGAGCTGTCCTTTGGCTTACTGCTGGCCTGCGGGACCTACGAGTGGCATTGCTACAGCTCCTACGCCCTGCTTGGGATCATGGTAGGTGCCGTCTACACTCTCCTGGCGCTCTCCGATCCGGTGCAGAACGTTCTCATTCCAGCGGTCTTTGGCGGACTCTTGTTCTATCTGATCACTCGTCAAGGTCGTTACAACTCGTAA